A part of Candidatus Methylomirabilota bacterium genomic DNA contains:
- a CDS encoding tetratricopeptide repeat protein, with the protein MDDATTANAIRRQEERLQRDPSSLAFAQLADLYRKVGRTEDAIRLCREGLERYPHYTTARLILAKALLGQDELDEALAELSAILAVSPNDVQCHRLAAETHRRQGRLDVAVQHLETAVRLDGGDRESRALLGLLRAAPPAANEAAGLGRVLADDTFATASFGRACLEQNLADEAAQVFGRMLRHEPDNSDARQGLEQALRMRLRRKG; encoded by the coding sequence GTGGATGACGCGACGACCGCCAACGCCATCCGTCGGCAGGAGGAACGGCTGCAGCGGGATCCCAGCTCGCTCGCGTTCGCCCAGCTCGCCGACCTCTACCGGAAGGTCGGCCGGACGGAAGATGCCATCAGGCTGTGTCGGGAAGGACTGGAACGATATCCTCACTACACGACGGCGCGACTGATCCTCGCCAAGGCCCTGCTCGGTCAGGACGAGCTCGACGAGGCCCTCGCCGAGCTGTCGGCGATTCTCGCCGTCAGCCCGAACGACGTCCAATGTCACCGGTTAGCGGCGGAGACTCATCGGCGGCAGGGTCGACTCGACGTCGCCGTCCAGCATCTGGAGACCGCCGTGCGGCTGGACGGCGGCGATCGCGAGTCCCGGGCTCTCCTGGGTCTGTTGCGGGCAGCGCCACCGGCCGCCAACGAGGCGGCTGGCCTGGGCCGAGTGCTGGCCGACGATACGTTCGCGACGGCCTCCTTCGGCCGGGCCTGCCTGGAGCAGAACCTCGCCGACGAAGCGGCCCAGGTCTTCGGCCGCATGCTGCGTCACGAGCCGGACAATTCCGACGCGCGCCAGGGGCTGGAGCAGGCGCTCCGGATGCGCCTCCGTCG